The Nitrospirota bacterium DNA segment CCATAATGGAGTGGCAATGTTGCGATTCCAGTTTTTGGCATTAATAAATTATAGTATTCTGTGAAATTATTTACATTTTATTTTAATTTGGCCTTTTATTTTTAATATAAACTTATTTTATCCATTGGTTATAATATAAAAGGTTTATTATTTTAAAATATTGTTTTTAACATTATATATTTTGCTTAGATAAATGTCTGTTCGGTGTTCATATTGCGGCAGAGAGTATGATATAACCCTGTTTGAATTTAACAGGTCGGTTATATGTATATGTGGAAATCGAGTCACAATGAGACATGAACAAAAGAAAGATAAGTCAATTTTTGCAAAAATTGCTGAAGACAAGCAGATAAATGAGATTAGAAGCATGGCTGATAGGATTGCTTTCCTTATTGTTTGCAGTGACTATCCTTTGATAGATATTGAAATTGAAAAACAGAAACTCAAGGATAGAATTTCAGAACTTTTCCCGGATAAAGTCTATCTATATGACCTCATTTACGAATCAAGATTCAAAAGATTAATAGACCAGTTCAGGAATTAAGAACCTGAAGCTGGTGGGCTACGTCGTCGAGCGGATTTTGGAACGGATATTTTTATTTTCCCAGTCCATTGCAACTCCCGCCTTATATTTTTTCCCTTTAATATATTTTTTGCTTTTTCACAGCTTTCTTCTGAAAATTGTAAAAAACTTCTCCTTTATTTTTTCAATAAACGGCCTCTTTAACCAATGATCAAGGGTTATCTTTATAGAGTGTCTTAAATCCTCATAGAAAATATCAGTCATCTGTTTTCCAAAACTTTCATCTATAATGCCTACATTACCTTCATCATTTCTTCTAAGTGACTGGAAATCAAGGTTAGCTGAACCGATAATACTCCAAACTCCATCGAAAATAGCAGTCTTTGCGTGAAGAATTTCACCTTGATAATTATATATCTCAACTCCTGCTTTAAGAAGCTTTGTGTAGAATGCTCTTCCAGCATAATGGGCAGGTAATACATCAGACTTGCCAGGTAAAAGTAACTTTACATCTACTCCTCTTAGAACAGCATTTTCAAGTAACTGAAGCATCCTTTTGCTCGGAGTGAAATAGGCTGTTGTTATATAAATACTTTTTAATGCCTTGTTAAAGCTGTAATATATTAGTTTCCGCATCTTCCTCCTGCCTTTTGCTGAACTTGCAAAAATAGGTAGTACTGGTAGTCCATCTACTGCTGGCTCTACATTTTTTTGAAACTTTATAGGTTCCCCTTTCCATAGTTCCCAGCTTTTTTTGAAAATATCTAACAATGTTTTAGCTATTGGCCCCTCAAGGAATATTCCTGTATCTCTCCACCCTTCCCTTTTCTTCAATCTGTAATATCCTCTGTATTCATTAGCAATATTTAACCCGCCTGTAAAAGCCATCGTTCCGTCAATTATGATAAGTTTTTTATGGTCTCTGTAAATATACTGAAAAGGTGAAGTCCATTTGAAGGGCCTCGATGCCCTGATATGAACTCCAGCCTCTTTTAGACTCTTCCAGAATTTTCTTGAAGTCCCCATAGAACCATAATGGTCGTAGAGAATATATACACTGACTCCTTCAGAGGCTTTCTGCTTAAGTATGTCCGCAAGTTCAGTTCCTGTCTCGTCACTTCTGAATATATAAAATTCAAGGCAGATCAGCTTTTTTGCCTTTCTTACAGTATCAAAAATGTTCTGAAATGTCTCAACACCTTTCCACAAAAGTTTTACTGTGTTCCCTTCGACAAATGAAACTCCATATCCGTAAACTTTTTGAAGCATTTTTTTTGAATATGAAGTGTTTATCCCGGAAGTCATAGTTTAATGATTACCTAAATGGAGTTTTATGTCAATAAATAGAAGTATAGATATTTTTATGTTAAATAGTCTAAAATTTATTAATTAAGAAGTAAATAATGTTTTTTTATATAAAGAATATTAGAGAAGAAGATTGTGCCTGTGACGTTTTGATATTGCCTTTTATAGAAGGTAATACGGAGTATTATAGTCATCTTAATTCCTCTATTCAAAAATTAATCATGAAAATTTTTTCTAAGGAATTCAACGGTAAACACAGAGAATTGTTTTTAACCCACGCGCCTGATAATATCAAGCCTGAAAGAATTCTTTTTGTTGGGCTTGGCAAAAAGGACGATATTTCAGCAGAAAAAATCAGACAGGCAGGTGGTGATTCACTGACATTTCTTCGAGATAAGGCAATAAAGAATTTAGCATTATCTACAAACCTTATTTACTTCCTGAAACAAAAGCCAACTGATTTCATTGAAGGCGCGTTGCTTGGACTATATACATTCAAAAAATATGTCAAGGAAAAAGAAGATAAATCTTTAACAGCTATTACTATTATCTCAAAAGACAAAAAGGAACTCAGAGATGATTTGAAATGGGTCAAAGCGGTTTCTTCCTCTGTAAATTTCTCAAGGGATTTGATCAATACCCCTGCGAATGATATGACTCCAAAACATCTTTCATTAATAGCCTTAAGTCTTAAAAATAAAAAGACTTCAGTAAAAATTCTCGATAAAAAAGATGTCCAGAAGCTTGGTATGGGTGCTTACCTTGCTGTTGTTAGAGGTTCAAATGAACCTCCAAAGTTTATAGTTATCAAATACAAAGGTTCCCAGAAACAACCAATTGTTCTTATTGGAAAATCCATCACCTTTGACAGCGGTGGTTTATCAATTAAATCTGCAGAAGGAATGGAGAAAATGAAATATGACATGGCAGGTGGAGCTGCCGTTCTTGGGGTGTTAAAAGCTGTTTCTCTTTTAAAAATTCCTGTTCATTTAATCGGTATACTTCCTGCGACAGAAAACCTTCCAGACGGTTCTGCAACTAAACCAGGGGATGTTGTAAAAACAATCAATGGTAAAACAATCGAAATAATAAATACTGACGCAGAAGGAAGACTCACTCTGGCAGATGCAATAGGGTATGCAAAACGTTATAACCCGCGTTATATTATCGACATAGCAACTCTTACAGGTGCTTGTTCGATAGCTCTTGGCAATGAAGCAATCGCTATGATGGGAAATGATAAAAGTCTAATGAACAAAATAAAAAAATCAGGAGAAAGGACATACGAACGAGTATGGGAAATGCCAATTTTTGACGAATATAAAGAATATATAAAAAGTGATATCGCCGACCTCAAGAATTCTGGTGGCAAAAGTGGTTCACTTGTTTCATCAGCATTTTTTTTATCTGAATTTGCTGGCAAAACACCCTGGGTTCATCTTGACATCGCCGGGACTGCCTGGCAGGAAAAAGATAAGCCCTGTATACCCAGAGGAGCTACTGGAGTGGGAGTCAGGCTTATTTTGGATTTACTAAAGGAACTTAAATGATATTATTTAAAATATTTTTATTATTGTCATTTTTGTTATTGCCATCGCTTGCATTTGCGTGGGGCCCATTAACGCATATATATCTCGGCAATCAATTATATTCCCTTGGTGCTTTTTTACCAGCGGGTCTCTTTGAAATTATAAGGAGATACAAGAAAGATTTTCTATACGGAAATCTCATGGCTGATATTATAGTTGGAAAAAAGTATTTACCAGCTCAAAAGAATTCTCATAGTTGGGAATTCGCATTTGACCTTCTCGAAGAAGCAAAGACAAAACAACAAAAATCTTTTGCATACGGCTATATGAGTCATCTCGCAGCAGATACTGTTGCTCATAATGTATATACAGTTAATAAAAAAAATATAATTCACTCAATACTTGAGATAAAAGCTGACAGTATCATTAATAAAAAATATTGGTTTCAGGCTATAGGCATTGACAAAAAAACCCAGATAAGAAATGACATTTTTCTTGAAAATTCAATTGAAAAATTTATATTCTCTTTTAGAACTAACAAAAGAATATTAAAAGGGATGGTATTTCTAACATTTTTTTATCGTGAAAGGATAAATGATTTTATTGATAATAATCTTATCACTTCGCTTCCAATGAGGGAAACAATCGTTAAACTTCAAAAAGATTCACTTGATAATATCATTGAACTTTTCCAGAACTGGGAAAAATCAGAAGTTGTAAAGATAAATCCAAATGGTATCCACCATAAGAATCGCTTTTTAAAGAATGAATTAGCAAGGTACTTCTTTTAGACAGGTAATTATATAATTTCCTGCGGTAAATTTTTTTACCGCAGGAAATTATGCCTTAGTTTTCACAACAAAGTCGTTTGATTCTTTTCTTTCCTGTCGGGCTAACTGCAAGAACTATATCAACTTTGTTACCACAAAAACGGCAGTATTGCACTCTGCTCTTTGCATCTGCTCTTGCAGAAACGTCAGTCTTGGACTTACCTTTTTCTGCCATAATGTTACCTCCTTTCTATTATTATGTTTTAAATCAAAATGCAACTTCTCATCTTTAAACGCATCTATTTCCTCATTGTCAAGCCTTAAATTAAAAAGGATATAATAGGCAAAATGGATAATATTTTTGATAAAATCACAAAACTTATCATACTAAAGTAAATATAAATAATTTGTCAAGAAAAAAATATCTGGTGATATTACTATTTTGAAATGTCACATAGTGGTTATTCTTTTTCCCTTAAGAGATACATTACATCTTATCTCTGAGAAGGAGGATAACCACATTAATAAGTTATTGGTAACTATGCGTGATATTCAAAAATATAAGGTATTAACAGAGGTCATCGAGAATAGACTTACTGTCAGAGAGGCTAAGGAGAATGCCCAAGGCAGGTATGCTTGTGCAGATGGACTCTCCCAACACCAATGGCTTGAGCACATACCTGAGAAATGGTGGCTTATAGCAATGATAGATGATGCTACCAATAAGATCCCTTATGCGGGATTCTTTCCCAGAGATACCCTATTTGCCAATATGTATGTGATAAGGCGTTTTATTGAGATAAAAGGATAGAAAGTTTTTCTTCTGATTGTTTAATCTCTGACAGTCGGTCTTCTATTCTCTTATGTTATAATATTATACGGCAGTCTTAACAACAAGCACTGCTGTATCTGCATGACCAATTACTCTCTCAGCAATACTTCCCATAAGTAATTTCTGTATACCTGTCCTGCCATGGGAACCGAGTACAATCAGGTCTGCCTTTTGTCTCTTTGCATATTCGAGGATTGCCTCATATATCCTTTCATGAGGTTTATTTTTGACAAGCTCCTTCTCAACCCTTATGCCCTTTTTCTTACATTCTGAACTTATTCTCATCAGTGTATCCTCTGATTCCTTGATTCTTTCCGGTGCGGCACCAGGCGTTATAACTGCAATGGCATATAGGTTTGCACCTGTTTCAACGGCAAGTTGGATTGCCTCTTTTGTAGCAGCCTCACTGAATCTTGATGCATCGGTAGCTACGCCTATATTTTTAAATTCAACCCTTGCAGCCCTCGGTACAATAAGAACATTTAAAGGGGAAAGACCAACTGTCCTTGCTGTTACACTTCCCATAAGAAACCTCGTTATACCTGTCCTACCTCTTCTACCCATGATAATAATTTCGCACTTTCTCTTTTGAGCCTCATCTATAATTATTTTGTAGGGCTCTTCTGCCTCACGGATAACAATCTCTGATTTTACCCCCTCTTTTTCAGCCCTTTGCCTGATCTTGCTGAGAAGATTCTTTGTCTTTTCTTCTAGTTTCTCAAGTATACCAGGTGCAAGGGCAGTAAACTCAGGGTTAGTCTCTATAACAGAAAGGATATAGAGTTCTGAATTAAACCTCTTTGCCAAATTAATGGCCTCTCT contains these protein-coding regions:
- a CDS encoding zinc dependent phospholipase C family protein → MILFKIFLLLSFLLLPSLAFAWGPLTHIYLGNQLYSLGAFLPAGLFEIIRRYKKDFLYGNLMADIIVGKKYLPAQKNSHSWEFAFDLLEEAKTKQQKSFAYGYMSHLAADTVAHNVYTVNKKNIIHSILEIKADSIINKKYWFQAIGIDKKTQIRNDIFLENSIEKFIFSFRTNKRILKGMVFLTFFYRERINDFIDNNLITSLPMRETIVKLQKDSLDNIIELFQNWEKSEVVKINPNGIHHKNRFLKNELARYFF
- a CDS encoding leucyl aminopeptidase produces the protein MFFYIKNIREEDCACDVLILPFIEGNTEYYSHLNSSIQKLIMKIFSKEFNGKHRELFLTHAPDNIKPERILFVGLGKKDDISAEKIRQAGGDSLTFLRDKAIKNLALSTNLIYFLKQKPTDFIEGALLGLYTFKKYVKEKEDKSLTAITIISKDKKELRDDLKWVKAVSSSVNFSRDLINTPANDMTPKHLSLIALSLKNKKTSVKILDKKDVQKLGMGAYLAVVRGSNEPPKFIVIKYKGSQKQPIVLIGKSITFDSGGLSIKSAEGMEKMKYDMAGGAAVLGVLKAVSLLKIPVHLIGILPATENLPDGSATKPGDVVKTINGKTIEIINTDAEGRLTLADAIGYAKRYNPRYIIDIATLTGACSIALGNEAIAMMGNDKSLMNKIKKSGERTYERVWEMPIFDEYKEYIKSDIADLKNSGGKSGSLVSSAFFLSEFAGKTPWVHLDIAGTAWQEKDKPCIPRGATGVGVRLILDLLKELK
- a CDS encoding universal stress protein; this translates as MKLGKVLLTTDSSPFSSGAEREAINLAKRFNSELYILSVIETNPEFTALAPGILEKLEEKTKNLLSKIRQRAEKEGVKSEIVIREAEEPYKIIIDEAQKRKCEIIIMGRRGRTGITRFLMGSVTARTVGLSPLNVLIVPRAARVEFKNIGVATDASRFSEAATKEAIQLAVETGANLYAIAVITPGAAPERIKESEDTLMRISSECKKKGIRVEKELVKNKPHERIYEAILEYAKRQKADLIVLGSHGRTGIQKLLMGSIAERVIGHADTAVLVVKTAV